The Alistipes finegoldii DSM 17242 DNA segment TGGCCGACTATTCGGCCGTCGGCGTGGAGTATGTGGTCTTCGCCACGGGAAATACGCCCGATTGGACAGGCTCCGTGAAAGTTCCGGCCGCAACGAAGGCTGCGACATGGACCGTAGACGTTACCGGCCTGACGAAGGAGACGCAGTACGCTTTCCGCGCCTACGCGACTCCCAACACCGGTGATATTCTTTACGGCGATCATAAGACGTTCGTAACGACCGGCGGAAGCGGCGGTGCGACAACAATTACGATTCCCGAACTCTTGGCCAAGATCACGGCGACTTCTGCTGCCGAGGTGATCGACGAAAATGTGACTTATACCTTCGAAGGTGTAATTTGCGGTGATCCCAAAGCTGGCAATGCTTCTTTCGGTACGCTTTACGTGATGACTCCCGGAGCTACGACCGGTGGAAACGGTATTTCGCTTTACAACTCGGTATTTTGGAGTGAAGGTGACTATAAACTGGGCGATAAAGTGCTCGTCACGCTAACGGCAGGTGTCGCAAAAGGTCAGATCCGCAATTCGATTCCTCAGGTTTCGGAAATCGGGACCGGTGAAGTGATCGTGCAGTCGAGCGGTAATGCAGTAACTCCTATCAAGGTGAATTCGGTCGCCGATATTTCGAATTATTTCAATATGCCCGTCACGATCGAAGCTACGACGAGTGCTGCCGGCATGTGGATGGACAGCGGAGCGAATACGACCCGTACGCTGACGGCCGGAGGAGCTAACTTAGCCGTATACCTCAATAAAAATGCTTGGACAACTTTCAAAGATCAGCCTTATATCGCAACGACTGCCGAAATTACGGGTATCGGTGCGGTGTATTCCGGTCAGAACCAAATTCTTCCCCGTAATCTCGACGACGTGAAGAACTTTAAGTCTACGGCCCCTATGATTATCGATGTAACTCCTTCTTCGTTATCGTGGGCGTCGGATGATACGGCTGAAAAGACTGTGACGATCGAAGGTGTGAATTTCAATGGATTTACGTTATCTTCGCTGACTTCCTTCAACGCGTCGGTCGAGGGAACGACCGTGAAGATTTCGCCTAAAACCGCCAATACGGGCGATACGGACATTAAAGAGACTCTGACTATTACGGCTACCGGAGGAAACGATGCTACAGTTGCTTTGACGCAGTTGAAAAAATCGTCGGGTGGTGAAGTAACTCCCGGTGTTGCATATGTTTGGAGCCTTGTAAATGGTGATTTAGGTTCGAAAGCCGATGGTGTGACCATCGTTAAAGGTACGCCAGAGTTGGAATGGATTACGAGTCCTACTTGGTCGGGATCATCGTTCTACTTTGGAAACGACAATAATAAAGGTGTTCAGGTTGGATCTAAGAATCAACCGGCCAGCCAATTTGTATTGAAATCCACGGCATATACTGGTGGGGTGAAAAAGATTGTTGTTAATAGCAGTGGAGCTGCTAGTGCTAATGTAACTTTGAAGGTGCAGGTCGGATCTACGACATTTGTTTGTGATGGAAATAGCACTGCTGATTTGACGTCTTTGGCTGCCGAATATACATTTGAAAATGCAGTAGCTGTTGAAGGTGACATTGTTTTAACATGGGATAATGCAACTAGTGTAGCAGGAAGCGGTAAGGCTTTTTATATTAAGTCTGTTGCTATCAACCCGGCAGAATAACCGAATATCGACACTCCCTCTCCCGGCAGGAACATCCTGCCGGGGGAAGGTTGTCTTAAAATGCGTATTTTCGCACTTAGTTTTTAATTGAATGACGTTGATATATAAATATAGTTCGCGGATGTTTGCCGCTTCCCTTGCGGCGATGGTGCTGATAGCTGTCGCCTTTACGGGGTGCGGTAAGGATTCCGACAATAAGGGAGGCGGGGGCGCCAACTCGGTGGAGTGGGACCCTGCCAAGACCGTGCATCCCGATCAGGAGGGCGCTGCCGTGCTGCTCGTGACCGGAGATACGGGGACGCCGTGGACGGCTGAAATCATTTCGGGAGCCGAATGGATTTCGTTTAACCGGACAGCGCCGGGAGGCCAGACTGTCAAGACGGGAAAGGTCGGAACGAGTTTGTCCGACAAGAATCAGTATGTCTATTATTGGCCGAACAACACCAAGGACGAGCGGCATGCCCTGATCAGGTTCGAGTTCGAAGGCGAGATGCCCGTCGAGCTTGAACTCGTCCAGTACAGTACTTCGTCGAACGACAATGTATATGAGACCGGTCACAATCTGGTTTGGCCTGAGATTCCTGCCGAAAAGGTGAATAGCAATTATATTTATGTATCACATTTCGCTCAGCTCAAGAATCAGAATACGAATCAGTGGTATAACGCCCGTAACTATACGTTGTGTCTCGACAAAACCAAGTATGCCGCATGGTGGGTGGCTTATCCGCTGCATAGTTCGTATACGGGGTCGGGACGCGTGGAAACATGGGCGTATGATCCCAAGATCGCAGCTGAATATCAGGCTAATTTGACCCGTAG contains these protein-coding regions:
- a CDS encoding DNA/RNA non-specific endonuclease codes for the protein MFAASLAAMVLIAVAFTGCGKDSDNKGGGGANSVEWDPAKTVHPDQEGAAVLLVTGDTGTPWTAEIISGAEWISFNRTAPGGQTVKTGKVGTSLSDKNQYVYYWPNNTKDERHALIRFEFEGEMPVELELVQYSTSSNDNVYETGHNLVWPEIPAEKVNSNYIYVSHFAQLKNQNTNQWYNARNYTLCLDKTKYAAWWVAYPLHSSYTGSGRVETWAYDPKIAAEYQANLTRSYPAANYDRGHQIPNADRSGNATMQAQTFYFSNMTPQNSSLNQHPWADLEKMARDHWMCSDTLYVVTGAYWNPGSTLTTADRDGKLCPVPNYYFKVFVRTVKGNIRQAGDKLGDYSAGQLKSIGFWVANEGGQGEAKSWVKSVKEIEELTKFEFFPTLPAEVKEKTDAASWGL